One genomic segment of Chryseobacterium phocaeense includes these proteins:
- the rho gene encoding transcription termination factor Rho: MFNIETLRSKSVTELTKILKDLGVKVARNSNDNDKIFAVLDFQASNPKVAKDYFNATETSMNTEETPADKPAKAPAKKAAPKRQPAKPKAEAKVPAEEKPQTEEKAQAPAAEEIKQEEPKAEAASVPEESSTAPAKKKRKRVVSNTANTETPQERAEAPKNTPQESAPSEEKPNNPQSQARSQQKGHNNPQNSGNQHKNQNQHQNQNPNQNQHRQNAEKAEEHSEHRKEFSFDGMVSIEGVLEILPDNYGFLRSSDFSYISSPDDVYVSTAQIRNFGLKTGDTVKGIVRLPKEGEKYFSLLKPIEVNGRDLAFIKDRVAFEYLTPLFPEEKFNLAGDNSTMSTRIVDLFAPIGKGQRAMIVAQPKTGKTMLLKDIANSIAANHPEVYMMVLLIDERPEEVTDMERSVNAEVIASTFDEAADKHVKVANLVLAKAQRMVECGHDVVILLDSITRLARAYNTVTPASGKVLSGGVDANALHKPKRFFGAARKIEGGGSLTIIATALIDTGSKMDEVIFEEFKGTGNMELQLDRKIANRRIYPAIDLVASSTRRDDLLLDEVTSQRMWIFRKYLSEMNPVEAMEFVNKNIRGTLNNEEFLMSMNK, encoded by the coding sequence ATGTTTAACATAGAAACGTTAAGGTCAAAATCCGTAACGGAACTGACTAAAATCTTAAAAGATTTAGGCGTTAAAGTTGCTAGAAACAGCAATGATAATGATAAGATCTTTGCCGTTCTTGACTTTCAGGCTTCTAACCCTAAAGTTGCAAAAGATTATTTCAACGCCACAGAAACCAGTATGAATACTGAAGAAACACCGGCAGATAAACCTGCCAAGGCTCCTGCAAAAAAAGCAGCGCCTAAAAGACAGCCTGCCAAACCGAAAGCAGAAGCAAAGGTACCCGCAGAAGAAAAACCACAAACGGAAGAAAAAGCGCAAGCGCCGGCTGCTGAAGAAATAAAGCAGGAAGAACCAAAAGCTGAAGCAGCTTCTGTTCCTGAAGAAAGCAGTACCGCGCCAGCTAAGAAAAAAAGAAAAAGAGTGGTTTCCAATACAGCGAATACAGAAACTCCTCAGGAAAGAGCAGAAGCTCCTAAAAACACACCTCAAGAATCTGCACCGTCAGAAGAAAAGCCGAACAACCCTCAATCTCAGGCCAGATCCCAGCAAAAAGGACACAACAACCCGCAAAACAGCGGAAACCAGCATAAAAATCAAAATCAGCATCAAAACCAGAATCCGAACCAGAATCAGCATAGACAAAACGCTGAAAAGGCTGAGGAGCATTCTGAACACAGAAAAGAATTCAGTTTTGATGGAATGGTGAGTATTGAAGGGGTTTTAGAGATCCTTCCGGATAACTACGGATTCCTTCGTTCCTCAGATTTCAGTTATATTTCTTCTCCTGATGATGTGTACGTTTCTACGGCACAGATCAGAAATTTCGGTCTTAAAACCGGAGATACGGTGAAAGGTATTGTAAGACTTCCCAAAGAAGGCGAAAAATATTTTTCCTTACTAAAACCAATCGAAGTTAACGGACGTGATCTGGCTTTTATTAAAGATCGTGTTGCATTTGAATATTTAACGCCGCTTTTCCCTGAAGAGAAATTTAATCTGGCAGGAGATAATTCCACAATGTCCACAAGGATTGTTGATTTGTTTGCACCAATCGGGAAAGGACAAAGAGCCATGATCGTTGCCCAGCCTAAAACGGGTAAAACGATGCTGCTTAAAGATATTGCGAACTCTATTGCCGCCAATCATCCTGAAGTCTATATGATGGTCCTTCTGATCGACGAACGTCCTGAAGAAGTTACTGATATGGAAAGAAGTGTAAATGCTGAAGTTATTGCGTCTACTTTTGATGAAGCAGCTGATAAGCATGTAAAAGTAGCCAATCTTGTGTTGGCAAAGGCTCAGAGAATGGTTGAATGCGGACATGATGTGGTGATCCTTCTGGATTCCATTACCAGACTGGCAAGAGCCTATAACACGGTGACTCCAGCCTCAGGAAAAGTGCTTTCCGGTGGGGTGGATGCCAATGCACTTCACAAGCCGAAAAGATTTTTCGGGGCAGCCAGAAAGATTGAAGGAGGTGGTTCATTAACGATTATCGCTACAGCATTGATTGATACAGGTTCTAAAATGGATGAAGTTATCTTCGAAGAATTCAAAGGTACAGGGAACATGGAGCTTCAATTAGACAGAAAAATCGCAAACAGAAGAATCTACCCTGCAATTGACCTTGTCGCTTCAAGTACACGTAGAGATGATCTTCTTCTGGATGAAGTGACTTCCCAGAGAATGTGGATCTTCAGAAAATACCTTTCTGAAATGAACCCTGTAGAAGCCATGGAATTTGTAAATAAAAACATCAGAGGAACTTTAAACAATGAAGAATTCCTGATGTCTATGAATAAATAG
- a CDS encoding endonuclease/exonuclease/phosphatase family protein encodes MKRFMSFMAIIFSVMAFAQQGKLRKVAAVGFLNVENLWDTIRSADYIDGTKDIHNPAFHRSIPIDSIQFLEAEKHDGPWSDGALIGKKVVRYQSGAEEFTPKSAKNYNTRIYKAKLANEAKVIAELGAQYTKTAPAVVGLIEVENRQVIEDLVKQPALAKYDYGIVHYNSYDYRGIDVALIYQKRRFTVTNSLKKELKVFGDDGKREYTRDILVVTGFLDNEKVAFFMNHWPSRRGGEAVSLPKRNAAAALLKQQMDSIRTTDPTTKLFAMGDFNDDPVSASLKNHLKAVASPKDLTETTPYLNLMYPLYKKGIASLAYQDAPNLFDQIIVSKNLISDQVTKEYSVYKAEIFAPPYLVNKEGNYKGYPFRSWNGDQFTGGYSDHFPAFVILQKEP; translated from the coding sequence ATGAAGAGATTTATGAGTTTTATGGCCATCATATTTTCGGTAATGGCTTTTGCACAACAGGGGAAACTGAGAAAAGTGGCTGCTGTAGGCTTTTTGAATGTGGAAAACCTTTGGGACACCATCCGTTCTGCTGATTATATTGATGGAACCAAGGACATCCATAATCCGGCTTTCCACAGAAGTATCCCTATTGACTCCATCCAGTTCCTGGAAGCAGAAAAACATGATGGTCCTTGGAGCGATGGTGCTTTAATAGGTAAAAAAGTGGTGCGCTATCAAAGCGGTGCGGAAGAATTCACTCCGAAAAGTGCTAAAAACTATAATACTAGAATATATAAAGCCAAACTCGCCAATGAGGCCAAAGTAATCGCCGAGCTGGGTGCTCAATACACAAAAACCGCTCCTGCAGTGGTAGGCCTTATAGAAGTGGAAAACAGACAGGTAATTGAAGATCTGGTAAAGCAGCCTGCTCTTGCCAAATATGATTACGGAATTGTTCATTATAATTCATACGACTACAGAGGGATAGATGTAGCTTTGATTTATCAGAAAAGGAGATTCACGGTAACCAACTCTCTAAAGAAAGAACTGAAAGTGTTCGGGGATGATGGAAAAAGAGAATATACCAGAGATATTTTGGTTGTAACCGGTTTCCTTGACAATGAAAAGGTGGCTTTCTTTATGAATCACTGGCCTTCAAGAAGAGGGGGCGAAGCAGTTTCACTACCTAAAAGAAATGCTGCTGCCGCCTTACTGAAACAGCAGATGGACAGTATCAGGACAACAGATCCTACAACTAAGCTTTTTGCCATGGGCGACTTCAATGATGATCCTGTAAGCGCCAGTTTAAAGAACCATCTGAAAGCAGTGGCGAGTCCTAAAGATCTTACAGAAACTACACCGTATCTGAATCTGATGTATCCTTTATATAAGAAAGGAATTGCTTCACTGGCTTATCAGGATGCTCCAAACCTTTTTGACCAGATCATTGTTTCAAAGAATTTAATTTCTGATCAGGTTACCAAAGAATATTCCGTTTACAAAGCAGAAATCTTTGCACCGCCTTATTTAGTGAATAAGGAAGGGAATTACAAAGGTTATCCTTTCAGGTCCTGGAACGGGGATCAGTTTACAGGAGGATACAGTGATCACTTCCCGGCATTTGTTATTCTTCAGAAAGAACCATAA
- a CDS encoding M28 family peptidase yields MKKLTYLALSFCSVFTFAQEVSKERVTTILSTLASDEMKGREIGTVENDKAAEYIAKLFKENNLEYCTGNSYLIPFDYNGKKAYNVCGVKKGKTDKYLGFSGHFDHIGMSDKTGDNIYNGADDDASGITTLAGIADYFKNKKPEFSMVFMAFNGEEKGMLGSRAISTDPNLDKIYNNMTALFNFEMVATESQFGKNALFMTGDEFSDFDELFNTYAANGLKINPDPYAAQKLFYRSDNVSFVKKKIIAHSFSTVDMTKASHYHNENDDIKVVDFDNLTTIINNVGKTLEKLTPKNFAPKYNDKVKF; encoded by the coding sequence ATGAAAAAACTAACCTACCTTGCCCTGTCATTCTGCTCAGTATTTACTTTCGCGCAGGAAGTTTCAAAAGAAAGAGTAACCACTATCCTTTCAACACTGGCATCGGATGAAATGAAAGGCCGTGAGATCGGAACCGTTGAAAATGATAAGGCTGCAGAATATATTGCTAAACTTTTTAAAGAAAACAACCTTGAATACTGTACCGGGAATTCTTATCTGATTCCTTTCGATTATAATGGTAAGAAAGCTTATAATGTGTGTGGTGTTAAGAAAGGAAAAACAGATAAATACCTGGGATTCTCCGGGCATTTTGACCATATAGGAATGAGTGATAAAACCGGTGATAATATCTATAACGGTGCAGACGATGATGCAAGCGGAATTACCACTTTAGCAGGTATTGCGGATTATTTCAAAAATAAAAAACCGGAATTCTCAATGGTATTTATGGCGTTCAATGGTGAAGAAAAAGGGATGCTGGGTTCAAGGGCGATTTCCACAGATCCCAATCTGGATAAGATCTATAACAATATGACGGCATTATTCAATTTTGAAATGGTGGCTACAGAATCCCAGTTCGGAAAAAATGCCCTTTTTATGACCGGTGATGAGTTTTCTGATTTTGATGAACTGTTTAATACATATGCAGCCAATGGATTAAAAATCAATCCTGATCCTTATGCGGCGCAGAAACTTTTCTACAGATCGGATAATGTAAGTTTTGTGAAAAAGAAAATCATTGCCCACTCATTCTCTACCGTGGATATGACAAAGGCCTCCCATTATCACAACGAAAATGATGATATCAAGGTGGTAGATTTTGATAATTTAACGACTATTATCAACAATGTCGGGAAAACCCTGGAAAAGCTTACTCCTAAGAATTTTGCTCCGAAATATAATGACAAGGTAAAATTTTAA
- a CDS encoding DUF6146 family protein, with protein sequence MILFLFACIPFSCFSQDNTKKDEEKSEMKPSKNDDGEWDLTVIDTQFDYFLNAVAKPMSQYSESYLKTKNTFLVTEWNSYYNSGKYRNVIESGIDYNPRENYGIKFEYKLYQVFAYVRWKYGLKMNGLTGSDAVR encoded by the coding sequence ATGATACTATTTCTCTTCGCTTGTATTCCTTTCAGCTGTTTTTCCCAGGACAACACGAAGAAGGATGAAGAGAAATCAGAAATGAAGCCGTCTAAAAATGATGACGGCGAGTGGGATCTTACGGTAATCGATACCCAATTCGATTACTTTCTGAATGCAGTAGCCAAGCCAATGAGCCAATACTCGGAATCTTATCTTAAAACAAAAAACACATTCCTTGTGACTGAATGGAATTCTTACTACAATTCCGGAAAATACAGGAATGTTATAGAGTCCGGCATTGATTACAATCCGCGGGAAAACTATGGAATCAAGTTTGAATACAAACTCTATCAGGTATTTGCTTATGTGAGATGGAAATATGGACTGAAAATGAATGGGCTTACGGGAAGTGATGCCGTAAGGTAG
- a CDS encoding phosphatidylserine decarboxylase family protein produces the protein MKLHKESKGTITVATILFIIISVLAIYFLKMWSLLIIMPLLIVYSLVFWFFRVPDRDILEHRENVIAPVDGKVVMIKEVEETEFIKGKAIQVSIFMSPLNVHICRYPVSGKVIYKKYHPGKYLVAWHEKSSTENERTTVAVETETNHQVVFRQIAGYVARRIVFYCNEGDQAKAGHEFGFIKFGSRMDVFLPLDTEIICKIGDITKGGLDIIARMKD, from the coding sequence ATGAAATTACATAAGGAATCAAAAGGAACGATTACGGTAGCTACAATACTGTTTATTATCATCAGTGTGCTGGCTATTTATTTTCTTAAAATGTGGTCGTTGCTGATCATTATGCCATTGCTTATTGTGTACAGTCTGGTGTTTTGGTTTTTCAGGGTTCCGGACCGTGATATTCTTGAACACAGGGAAAATGTAATTGCTCCTGTAGACGGAAAGGTGGTAATGATCAAAGAAGTAGAAGAGACAGAATTCATTAAAGGAAAAGCCATTCAGGTGTCTATTTTCATGTCACCGCTGAATGTGCATATCTGTAGGTATCCGGTTTCCGGAAAAGTGATTTACAAAAAGTATCATCCGGGAAAATATCTGGTAGCATGGCATGAAAAATCATCTACAGAGAATGAAAGAACTACGGTTGCAGTGGAAACGGAGACTAATCATCAGGTGGTTTTCAGACAGATAGCCGGATATGTGGCAAGAAGGATTGTTTTCTATTGTAATGAAGGAGATCAGGCCAAAGCCGGACATGAGTTCGGGTTTATTAAATTCGGGTCAAGAATGGATGTATTCCTGCCTTTAGATACGGAAATCATCTGCAAGATCGGCGATATTACCAAAGGAGGTCTTGATATCATTGCCAGAATGAAAGACTAA
- a CDS encoding LUD domain-containing protein: MNLFKRIVNKLTNQPEEEERQSLEKLGDSLKNADLDYKFAQLFTHSGGFFNYCADEAEALQTLNQIVKIEGISNVFCWDKELQNFLNVVKIPYTSEMDSSNDTAFITCEYLIAYDGRIMLSHNNILHYHSSRLPGKIIIMANVSQIVNNLNDAMGKIKRNGNIKNLTSISGGQSSLDNSSGTNTKLFLLLLED; the protein is encoded by the coding sequence TTGAATTTATTCAAGAGGATTGTAAACAAACTTACCAACCAGCCTGAAGAAGAAGAAAGACAGAGTCTGGAGAAGCTCGGGGATTCGCTGAAAAATGCTGATCTCGACTATAAGTTTGCGCAATTGTTTACGCATTCAGGGGGATTTTTTAATTATTGTGCGGATGAAGCGGAAGCTCTACAGACTTTAAACCAAATTGTCAAAATAGAAGGGATCAGCAATGTATTCTGCTGGGACAAAGAGCTCCAGAACTTTCTGAATGTGGTAAAAATACCATACACTTCAGAAATGGATTCATCCAATGATACCGCTTTTATTACCTGCGAATATCTTATTGCGTACGACGGAAGGATTATGCTTTCGCACAACAATATCCTGCATTACCATTCTTCAAGACTTCCGGGTAAAATCATCATTATGGCGAATGTTTCACAGATTGTAAACAACCTGAATGATGCCATGGGGAAAATCAAAAGAAACGGGAATATTAAAAACCTTACTTCCATCAGCGGAGGCCAGTCGAGTTTAGATAATTCCTCCGGAACCAATACAAAACTGTTTTTATTGCTGCTTGAAGATTAA
- a CDS encoding DUF1801 domain-containing protein: MNPIQEYFYRIDEPERSTLLFIRKKILESDTENITETLSFGLPFFKYKKKMLCYLYYSKKYKQHYISFYHGDRLDHPLLIQEGRKKFKILLIDMEEDLPVELILDLTNEVKKYIK, from the coding sequence ATGAATCCTATACAAGAGTACTTCTACAGAATCGATGAGCCTGAAAGAAGTACTCTTTTGTTTATCCGCAAAAAGATCCTTGAATCTGATACGGAAAACATTACGGAAACTTTAAGTTTCGGGCTTCCATTTTTCAAATACAAAAAGAAAATGCTGTGTTACCTCTATTACAGCAAAAAATATAAACAGCACTACATAAGTTTTTATCATGGGGACAGGCTTGATCATCCACTACTGATCCAGGAGGGCAGAAAGAAGTTTAAAATACTTTTGATTGATATGGAAGAAGATTTACCGGTGGAACTTATTCTTGACCTTACAAACGAAGTGAAAAAGTATATAAAATAA
- a CDS encoding superoxide dismutase, giving the protein MSFELPKLGYAYDALEPTIDAKTMEIHHTKHHQAYIDNLNKAIEGTELAGKTIEEICQTGTDKPAVRNNGGGHFNHSLFWEILTPGGSSEPVGNVKAAIEAYGGLEKFKTDFSEAAKTRFGSGWAWLVKNADGSVSVSSTPNQDNPLMPVADVKGTPVLGLDVWEHAYYLNYQNRRPDYVAAFFSVVNWDKVEELFNK; this is encoded by the coding sequence ATGTCATTTGAATTACCTAAATTAGGATATGCATACGATGCATTGGAGCCTACTATTGATGCGAAAACAATGGAGATTCACCACACAAAACATCACCAGGCATATATTGACAATCTAAATAAAGCAATCGAAGGAACTGAACTGGCTGGAAAAACTATCGAAGAAATCTGCCAGACAGGAACTGATAAGCCGGCTGTAAGAAATAACGGAGGAGGACATTTCAATCACTCTTTATTCTGGGAAATTTTAACGCCAGGAGGTAGCAGTGAGCCTGTAGGAAACGTTAAAGCAGCTATCGAAGCTTACGGTGGTCTTGAAAAATTCAAAACTGATTTTTCTGAGGCTGCTAAAACAAGATTCGGTTCAGGATGGGCATGGTTAGTGAAAAATGCTGACGGTTCCGTATCTGTTTCTTCTACTCCAAACCAGGATAATCCGTTAATGCCTGTTGCAGACGTTAAAGGAACTCCGGTTTTAGGATTGGATGTTTGGGAGCATGCTTACTATCTGAACTATCAAAACAGAAGACCTGACTATGTTGCTGCTTTCTTTAGCGTAGTAAACTGGGATAAAGTAGAGGAGTTATTCAACAAATAA
- a CDS encoding phosphatidate cytidylyltransferase, giving the protein MDKNLIQRTISGLVYVAVIILCTTPLGAQLINRIHPDLIRQEYLYHGLISLLLLVGTWECIKIMKFGKGYEKWIVLPLVIFIYYVFSKRYFNHDFFFDFRLNEILAIALIVIAVVTLFKYPNELYYDSGKLIFTVIYVALPFSFALGLPKFSSYDQTFSLEVLFLFILIWSSDTFAYLTGKFFGKHKMAPKISPKKTWEGYAGGVVLTLVLSYFIEQYQPELRGNWMVVGFLVAAFAPLGDLVESQLKRNFGVKDSGNIIPGHGGVLDRLDSFLICVPVVYLYFILAKFI; this is encoded by the coding sequence TTGGACAAAAACCTTATTCAGAGAACCATTTCCGGGCTTGTTTACGTTGCCGTTATCATTCTTTGCACTACACCGCTGGGAGCCCAGCTGATCAACAGGATACATCCGGATCTCATTAGGCAGGAATACCTGTACCACGGACTCATCAGTCTTTTGCTGCTGGTGGGAACCTGGGAATGTATTAAGATCATGAAATTCGGGAAAGGCTATGAGAAATGGATAGTACTTCCTCTGGTCATCTTTATCTACTATGTTTTTTCCAAAAGATATTTTAACCATGACTTCTTTTTTGATTTCAGGCTGAATGAGATTCTGGCCATTGCCCTGATCGTTATTGCCGTGGTTACTTTATTCAAATATCCCAATGAGCTGTACTATGATAGCGGGAAGCTGATCTTTACCGTGATCTACGTAGCGCTGCCCTTCAGTTTTGCACTGGGATTGCCTAAATTTTCCAGCTATGATCAGACGTTTTCACTGGAAGTTCTTTTCCTGTTTATCCTGATCTGGAGCAGTGACACCTTTGCTTATCTTACCGGAAAGTTTTTCGGAAAACATAAAATGGCCCCAAAAATCTCCCCGAAGAAAACCTGGGAAGGGTATGCCGGGGGAGTAGTCTTAACGTTGGTTTTATCCTACTTTATTGAACAGTATCAGCCTGAACTTCGGGGCAACTGGATGGTAGTAGGTTTCCTGGTCGCTGCATTTGCTCCGCTGGGGGATCTGGTGGAAAGCCAGCTTAAAAGAAATTTTGGGGTAAAAGACAGCGGAAACATCATTCCGGGGCACGGTGGAGTGCTGGACAGACTGGACAGTTTTTTAATTTGCGTTCCTGTCGTATATTTGTACTTTATTTTAGCAAAATTTATTTAA
- a CDS encoding ABC transporter ATP-binding protein: protein MKPLQRILYFAKPHQKYLFGSMFFNILYSLLNILSVGTMLPILGLMFGTIEKQTKEPVWSGNFGDYFNYLKDTGYYFVQTQIDQHGAVYVLAVLCAITGVSFLLRNIFRYIGAFLLVNYRVGITRDLRTAMYNKFLQLPVSFFTEQRKGDMMSRISNDIGGVEGGIMGVLVDIINAPFMIISSLIALFLLSPQLTLFSLIVFPVMGLLISWTGKSLKKQAHYAQAELGNLFSLVDETLKSSKVIKIFNADKILKNRFNQTTTNWQKFAIDMSRRRELASPMSEFLGSVTILIITWYAGTQILEEQTMKPQAFLVFIGMFFQILDPAKKLSSAISSIQGGMASLERVAEVLDYDLKVEEIAEPVSISTLNSQIEFKNIGFYYDKDNVILKNFSLIIPKGKTIALVGQSGSGKTTIANLLARFYDVNEGQILIDGTDIKHLKLKEYRQLLGMVTQESVLFNDSVYNNILMGKPDATKEEVVEAAKIANADSFITNLPEGYDSNIGDDGNKLSGGQKQRVSIARAVLKNPPVMILDEATSALDTESERFVQDALDKMMENRTSLVIAHRLSTIQKADWIVVMEKGIIVEQGTHHDLIAKKGMYHKLVELQNFD, encoded by the coding sequence ATGAAACCATTACAAAGAATTCTTTATTTCGCGAAACCGCATCAAAAATACCTTTTCGGGAGTATGTTTTTCAACATTCTTTACTCCTTACTTAATATTTTATCGGTAGGAACCATGCTTCCTATTTTGGGATTAATGTTCGGGACTATCGAAAAGCAGACAAAAGAACCGGTATGGAGTGGTAATTTCGGTGATTATTTTAATTATTTAAAAGATACAGGTTACTATTTTGTACAGACCCAGATTGATCAGCATGGCGCTGTGTATGTACTGGCTGTTCTTTGTGCCATCACGGGAGTTTCATTTTTACTAAGAAATATTTTCAGGTATATCGGGGCTTTCCTTTTGGTCAATTACCGTGTAGGAATTACCCGTGACCTTCGTACAGCGATGTACAATAAATTTCTTCAGCTTCCGGTTTCATTCTTTACGGAACAGAGAAAGGGAGATATGATGTCCAGAATTTCCAATGACATCGGTGGTGTGGAAGGTGGAATTATGGGAGTATTGGTTGATATTATCAACGCACCGTTCATGATTATCTCTTCTCTGATTGCATTGTTTTTACTGTCTCCTCAGCTTACCTTGTTTTCACTGATCGTTTTCCCGGTAATGGGCCTTTTGATCTCATGGACCGGAAAAAGCCTAAAAAAACAGGCGCATTATGCCCAGGCTGAACTTGGAAATCTTTTCTCTCTGGTAGACGAAACCTTAAAATCGTCTAAAGTCATCAAGATCTTCAATGCGGATAAAATTCTTAAGAATAGATTCAATCAAACCACGACTAACTGGCAGAAATTTGCCATCGATATGAGCAGAAGAAGAGAACTGGCCTCCCCAATGAGCGAATTTCTCGGATCTGTCACCATCTTAATTATTACCTGGTATGCGGGAACCCAGATTTTAGAGGAGCAGACGATGAAACCTCAGGCTTTCCTGGTGTTTATCGGAATGTTTTTCCAGATTCTTGATCCAGCGAAAAAACTGTCCAGCGCCATCTCGTCTATTCAGGGAGGTATGGCCAGCCTTGAAAGAGTAGCTGAAGTACTTGATTATGACCTGAAAGTAGAAGAAATTGCAGAACCTGTTTCTATTTCAACGCTTAACAGCCAGATTGAATTTAAAAACATTGGATTCTACTACGATAAAGACAATGTAATCCTGAAAAACTTCTCACTGATTATTCCGAAAGGAAAAACCATAGCCCTTGTAGGACAGAGCGGAAGTGGTAAAACAACCATTGCGAACCTTCTGGCAAGATTCTATGACGTGAATGAAGGTCAGATTTTAATAGACGGAACGGATATCAAACATCTGAAACTGAAAGAATACCGTCAGCTTCTGGGAATGGTAACCCAGGAATCCGTACTTTTCAATGATTCAGTGTACAATAATATCCTGATGGGTAAGCCTGACGCCACGAAAGAAGAAGTTGTGGAAGCTGCAAAAATTGCCAACGCAGATTCTTTTATCACCAATCTTCCTGAAGGATACGATTCCAATATCGGAGATGATGGAAATAAACTTTCCGGAGGTCAGAAGCAGAGGGTTTCTATTGCAAGAGCCGTATTGAAAAATCCACCGGTAATGATCCTGGATGAGGCTACTTCTGCCCTGGATACAGAATCTGAAAGATTTGTTCAGGATGCTCTGGATAAGATGATGGAGAACAGAACTTCACTGGTTATTGCCCACAGACTTTCTACGATTCAGAAAGCAGACTGGATTGTAGTCATGGAAAAAGGAATTATAGTGGAACAGGGAACCCACCACGATCTTATCGCGAAAAAAGGCATGTACCACAAGCTGGTGGAACTTCAGAATTTTGACTAA
- a CDS encoding DUF4293 domain-containing protein, with amino-acid sequence MLQRIQTIWTLLAVLAAVFLFITGQDVDVFGNIPVVDISCIALVLTGALSIFSFKNRKRQILLNTFGIIINALLIGVLAYWLLNLSGGIQIPEKGIEPIFPLIAVICLLIANVFIRKDERLVKSVDRLR; translated from the coding sequence ATGTTACAAAGAATACAGACTATATGGACACTTCTGGCAGTTTTAGCTGCTGTTTTCCTTTTCATTACGGGACAGGATGTTGACGTTTTCGGCAATATTCCGGTAGTTGATATCAGCTGTATTGCCCTTGTTTTAACAGGTGCATTGAGTATTTTCAGTTTTAAAAACAGGAAAAGACAAATTTTGCTGAACACGTTCGGCATCATTATAAACGCTTTGTTGATTGGTGTATTGGCGTACTGGTTACTAAACTTATCCGGAGGAATTCAGATTCCTGAGAAGGGTATTGAGCCGATTTTCCCACTGATTGCGGTGATCTGTCTGCTTATTGCAAACGTATTTATCCGCAAAGATGAGAGGCTCGTGAAATCTGTGGACCGACTTCGATAG